Proteins from one Streptosporangium becharense genomic window:
- a CDS encoding xanthine dehydrogenase family protein molybdopterin-binding subunit, which produces MTEQLDAGLVGERIAESDQLGRPSAAHEVGRARPRKEDARLVTGRTMWTDNIQLPGMMYVAFLRSPMAHARITRVDTSAARSQPGVVAVYSGQDFAGEQGSLPCAWPVSDDVVIPDHPPMAVDEVRYVGEAVACVVATDRYKAADALDAIEIDYEPLEPVLDMTEALTEGSPKVHEAGNQAFTWKFAGGDIEEAFRDAPVVVERTYVQQRLIPTAMEPRAVVATTDGETFTLYSATQIPHVLRVMLALTTGIPEHRLRVVAPDVGGGFGSKLQVTAEEVLALLLTRRLGRPVKWTESRSEGNLTVHHGRDQLQRISVAADRDGRLRGVRADLLADMGAYLMLVTPGVPLLGAFMYNGIYKMDAYDFRCTGVFTTKMPTDAYRGAGRPEATFAIERTMDELAHELGMDPVELRRRNWIAHGEFPYTTIAGLTYDSGNYEAATDRALALFGYEELRAEQADRRERRDPVQLGIGVSTFTEMCGLAPSRVLGSLSYGAGGWEHASVRMLPTGKVEVVTGTSPHGQGHETAWSQIVADALGVPFADVSVLHGDTSVSHKGMDTYGSRSLVVGGVAVLAACEKVRERARNLAAHMLEASVEDIEFADGSFRVRGTGSGRTIQELALATFAAHDLPDGFEPGLDADATFDPDNFSFPHGTHLCAIEVDTETGQARIRSYVAVDDVGSVVNPLIVEGQVHGGIAQGVGQALFEEAVYDGEGNMLTTTMADYLIPSAADLPDFVTDRTETPATTNPLGVKGVGEAGTIASTPAVVNAVVDALRPLGVRDVRMPCTPERLWRAVTEARAAQTGSAQTGSAQTGSAQAGSTQTGAAQAGSTQITGGAR; this is translated from the coding sequence ATGACCGAGCAGCTCGACGCCGGCCTGGTCGGCGAGCGGATCGCCGAGAGCGACCAGCTCGGCCGCCCGTCCGCGGCACACGAGGTCGGGCGGGCCCGCCCGCGCAAGGAGGACGCCCGCCTGGTCACCGGCCGGACCATGTGGACCGACAACATCCAGCTTCCGGGCATGATGTACGTGGCCTTCCTGCGCAGCCCGATGGCCCACGCCCGCATCACCCGGGTCGACACCTCGGCCGCGCGCAGCCAGCCCGGCGTCGTGGCCGTCTACAGCGGGCAGGACTTCGCCGGCGAGCAGGGCAGTCTGCCCTGCGCCTGGCCGGTCAGCGACGACGTCGTCATCCCCGACCACCCGCCCATGGCCGTCGACGAGGTCCGCTACGTCGGCGAGGCGGTGGCCTGCGTGGTCGCCACCGACCGGTACAAGGCCGCCGACGCCCTCGACGCGATCGAGATCGACTACGAGCCGCTGGAACCGGTGCTCGACATGACCGAGGCGCTCACCGAGGGCAGTCCGAAGGTCCACGAGGCCGGGAACCAGGCGTTCACCTGGAAGTTCGCCGGCGGCGACATCGAGGAGGCGTTCCGCGACGCGCCCGTGGTGGTGGAACGCACGTACGTGCAGCAGCGGCTCATCCCGACCGCGATGGAGCCGCGCGCGGTCGTGGCCACCACCGACGGCGAGACCTTCACCCTCTACTCGGCCACCCAGATCCCGCACGTGCTGCGCGTCATGCTCGCGCTGACGACCGGCATCCCGGAGCACCGGCTGCGTGTGGTCGCCCCCGACGTGGGCGGTGGTTTCGGCTCCAAGCTCCAGGTCACCGCCGAGGAGGTGCTCGCCCTGCTGCTGACCCGCAGGCTGGGCAGGCCGGTGAAGTGGACCGAGTCGCGCTCCGAGGGCAACCTGACCGTGCACCACGGCCGCGACCAGCTTCAGCGGATCTCCGTCGCCGCCGACCGGGACGGGCGCCTGCGGGGCGTCAGGGCGGACCTGCTCGCCGACATGGGTGCCTACCTGATGCTGGTCACACCGGGTGTGCCGCTGCTCGGCGCGTTCATGTACAACGGCATCTACAAGATGGACGCCTACGACTTCCGCTGCACGGGCGTCTTCACCACCAAGATGCCGACCGACGCCTACCGGGGTGCCGGACGCCCGGAGGCCACGTTCGCGATCGAGCGCACGATGGACGAGCTGGCCCACGAGCTGGGCATGGACCCCGTCGAGCTACGCCGGCGCAACTGGATCGCCCACGGGGAGTTCCCGTACACCACGATCGCCGGGCTGACCTACGACTCCGGCAACTACGAGGCGGCCACCGACCGGGCACTTGCCCTGTTCGGCTACGAGGAGCTCAGGGCCGAGCAGGCCGACCGGCGTGAGCGGCGCGACCCGGTGCAGCTCGGCATCGGCGTGTCGACCTTCACCGAGATGTGCGGCCTGGCACCCTCGCGCGTGCTCGGCAGCCTCAGCTACGGCGCGGGCGGCTGGGAGCACGCCTCGGTCCGCATGCTCCCCACCGGGAAGGTCGAGGTCGTCACCGGCACCTCCCCGCACGGCCAGGGGCACGAGACGGCCTGGAGCCAGATCGTCGCCGACGCGCTGGGCGTGCCGTTCGCGGACGTCTCCGTGCTGCACGGCGACACGTCCGTCTCGCACAAGGGCATGGACACCTACGGCTCCCGCTCGCTGGTGGTGGGCGGCGTCGCCGTGCTGGCCGCCTGCGAGAAGGTCAGGGAACGGGCCAGGAACCTCGCCGCGCACATGCTGGAGGCGTCGGTGGAGGACATCGAGTTCGCCGACGGCTCGTTCCGGGTGCGCGGCACCGGCTCGGGCCGGACCATTCAGGAGCTCGCGCTGGCCACCTTCGCCGCGCACGACCTCCCCGACGGCTTCGAACCCGGGCTGGACGCCGACGCCACCTTCGACCCGGACAACTTCTCCTTCCCGCACGGCACCCACCTGTGCGCGATCGAGGTGGACACCGAGACCGGTCAGGCGAGGATCCGGTCGTACGTGGCGGTGGACGACGTGGGCTCCGTGGTGAACCCGCTGATCGTCGAGGGCCAGGTGCACGGGGGGATCGCCCAGGGTGTGGGCCAGGCGTTGTTCGAGGAGGCGGTCTACGACGGGGAGGGCAACATGCTCACCACGACGATGGCCGACTACCTCATCCCGTCGGCCGCCGACCTGCCCGACTTCGTCACCGACCGCACCGAGACCCCGGCGACCACCAACCCGCTGGGGGTCAAGGGCGTCGGTGAGGCGGGGACGATCGCCTCCACCCCGGCCGTCGTGAACGCGGTCGTCGACGCGCTGCGTCCGCTCGGCGTACGCGACGTCCGCATGCCCTGCACACCGGAGCGGCTCTGGCGTGCCGTCACCGAGGCGAGGGCCGCCCAGACCGGATCAGCGCAGACCGGATCAGCCCAGACCGGTTCGGCGCAGGCGGGATCCACGCAGACCGGAGCCGCCCAGGCCGGGTCCACGCAGATCACAGGAGGCGCCCGATGA
- a CDS encoding FAD binding domain-containing protein: MIPASFDYIRPESLQDACRVLGEAASAGDDVKALAGGQSLLPLLRLRLAYPAALVDLGRLPELRGVEDRGDHVFIGALTTHDEVVRSRVVREKAPLFALATATVADPAVRHRGTFGGSMAHADPAGDLPAVAVALDCVFVVRSGEGEREIPAAEFFVDYLEPALEPGEVLVGVRVPVLGAGWGFHYEKFHRTAQSWAIVGVAAAVRKTDGAVEEARIGLTNMGPTPVRAEAVETALRGVDLAPPATGGTDPVREACAEADDGTSPPADLHAQPDYRRHLARVLTARAVRAAGG, from the coding sequence ATGATCCCCGCGTCGTTCGACTACATCAGGCCCGAGTCGCTCCAGGACGCCTGCCGCGTGCTCGGCGAGGCCGCCTCGGCGGGTGACGACGTCAAGGCGCTGGCCGGAGGCCAGTCACTGCTGCCGCTGCTGCGCCTGCGGCTCGCCTACCCGGCCGCGCTGGTCGACCTCGGGCGCCTGCCCGAGCTGCGCGGCGTCGAGGACCGCGGTGACCACGTCTTCATCGGCGCGCTCACCACGCACGACGAGGTGGTGCGCTCCCGCGTGGTGCGGGAGAAGGCCCCGCTGTTCGCACTGGCGACGGCCACGGTGGCCGACCCCGCCGTACGGCACCGCGGCACGTTCGGCGGCTCCATGGCCCACGCCGACCCCGCCGGCGACCTGCCCGCGGTCGCCGTGGCCCTGGACTGCGTCTTCGTCGTCCGCTCCGGCGAGGGCGAGCGGGAGATCCCCGCGGCGGAGTTCTTCGTCGACTACCTGGAGCCCGCGCTCGAACCGGGGGAGGTGCTGGTCGGCGTCCGGGTGCCGGTGCTCGGCGCCGGGTGGGGCTTCCACTACGAGAAGTTCCACCGGACCGCGCAGTCCTGGGCGATCGTCGGTGTGGCCGCGGCGGTACGGAAGACGGACGGGGCCGTCGAGGAGGCCAGGATCGGGCTGACCAACATGGGGCCCACGCCGGTGCGCGCGGAGGCGGTGGAGACCGCGCTGCGCGGCGTGGACCTCGCTCCCCCGGCGACCGGCGGGACCGACCCGGTCAGGGAGGCGTGCGCCGAGGCGGACGATGGCACCTCGCCCCCGGCGGACCTGCACGCCCAGCCCGACTACCGCCGCCACCTGGCCCGGGTGCTGACCGCCCGAGCGGTCCGGGCCGCCGGCGGGTGA
- a CDS encoding epoxide hydrolase family protein has translation MIDLSPAPIHVPDDVLADLRARLALTRWPQDAGNQDWYYGVNRTYLQELVEYWRTGYDWRRAEAAINAYEHHLVDVDGVPVHFMRRPGVGPEGGPAPTPLILTHGWPWTFWHWAKVVDPLADPAAHGGDPADAFDVIVPSLPGFGFSGPLPDHPDLNFWKIADIWHSLMTRTLGHARYAAAGCDVGALVTGQLGHKYADALYGIHIGSGQKLTLFNGDRAWDLSGGRPIPENLPADVYARVVALEKRFAVHLAAHVLGPSTLAYGLSDSPAGMLAWILERWVNWSDNHGDVETVFSKDDLLTHAMIFWVTNSIGTSIRTYANNNRYPWTPSHDRQPVIEAPTGITFVGYENPPGVRTDQRVRHFLGTDRAAWYNHVNLTAHDRGGHFIPWEIPGEWVDDLRRTFRGRR, from the coding sequence GTGATCGACCTGTCCCCGGCCCCGATCCACGTCCCCGACGACGTACTCGCCGACCTGCGTGCGCGCCTGGCACTCACCCGCTGGCCGCAGGACGCGGGCAACCAGGACTGGTACTACGGCGTGAACCGCACCTACCTGCAGGAGCTCGTCGAGTACTGGCGCACCGGCTACGACTGGCGCAGGGCGGAAGCCGCGATCAACGCCTACGAGCACCACCTCGTCGACGTCGACGGCGTCCCGGTGCACTTCATGCGCCGGCCCGGCGTCGGCCCGGAGGGCGGACCGGCTCCCACCCCGCTGATCCTCACCCACGGCTGGCCGTGGACGTTCTGGCACTGGGCCAAGGTCGTCGACCCGCTCGCCGACCCGGCCGCGCACGGCGGCGACCCCGCGGACGCGTTCGACGTCATCGTCCCCTCGCTGCCCGGCTTCGGGTTCTCCGGCCCACTGCCGGACCACCCCGACCTGAACTTCTGGAAGATCGCCGACATCTGGCACAGCCTGATGACCCGCACCCTGGGGCACGCGAGGTACGCCGCCGCGGGTTGCGACGTCGGCGCGCTCGTCACCGGCCAGCTCGGCCACAAGTACGCCGACGCGCTGTACGGCATCCACATCGGATCCGGTCAGAAGCTCACCCTGTTCAACGGCGACCGGGCCTGGGACCTCTCCGGTGGCCGGCCCATCCCGGAGAACCTGCCCGCCGACGTCTACGCGCGGGTCGTCGCCCTTGAGAAGCGGTTCGCCGTCCACCTGGCCGCGCACGTGCTAGGGCCGAGCACGCTCGCGTACGGGCTGTCCGACTCCCCGGCCGGCATGCTCGCCTGGATCCTCGAACGCTGGGTGAACTGGAGCGACAACCACGGCGACGTCGAGACCGTCTTCAGCAAGGACGACCTGCTCACGCACGCGATGATCTTCTGGGTGACGAACTCGATCGGGACGTCGATCCGCACCTACGCCAACAACAACCGGTACCCGTGGACGCCGTCCCACGACCGGCAGCCGGTGATCGAGGCGCCCACCGGCATCACGTTCGTCGGCTACGAGAACCCGCCGGGCGTCCGCACCGACCAGCGCGTCCGGCACTTCCTCGGCACCGACCGCGCGGCGTGGTACAACCACGTCAACCTCACCGCGCACGACCGCGGCGGCCACTTCATCCCCTGGGAGATCCCCGGCGAGTGGGTCGACGACCTGCGCCGGACGTTCCGCGGCCGCCGCTAG
- a CDS encoding SRPBCC family protein translates to MAMRFEHEFTVPVPVEQAWPVLLDVERVAPCLPGAAVDKVEGDSFTGRMKVKVGPITVVYHGEATFEKVDQDTHSMTLKASGKETRGSGTAGAMVVARLHPADAATRVTVDTTFNVTGRPAQFGRGVMAEVGSKLIERFAANLARLLGESPAAEPATGPATEPATASAAPASGVTPVPAAPATGTAPAATAPAAAQPATPTAMAVSETEQATSAPATPVSGTPPVTGTAPISGPVPTDETDETDETDEADEFPAISDTTGPGPVRPASAEPASATSRSGEATASRTASPGATGEAAVSRPAAPGTAAPGEETAAAREARPAGTSRTSLTPDEEALDLLQVAGMPLLKRAAPLLAALVGLILIAWFARRVLRR, encoded by the coding sequence ATGGCGATGCGGTTCGAGCACGAGTTCACGGTTCCGGTGCCGGTCGAGCAGGCGTGGCCGGTGCTGCTGGACGTCGAGCGGGTGGCGCCCTGCCTGCCGGGGGCCGCGGTGGACAAGGTGGAGGGCGACTCCTTCACCGGCCGGATGAAGGTGAAGGTCGGGCCGATCACGGTGGTCTACCACGGTGAGGCCACCTTCGAGAAGGTCGACCAGGACACGCACTCGATGACCCTGAAGGCGTCCGGCAAGGAGACCCGGGGCTCGGGCACCGCCGGGGCCATGGTCGTCGCCCGGCTCCACCCCGCCGACGCCGCCACCCGCGTGACCGTCGACACCACCTTCAACGTGACCGGCCGCCCTGCCCAGTTCGGCCGCGGGGTGATGGCCGAGGTCGGCTCCAAGCTGATCGAGCGGTTCGCGGCCAACCTCGCCCGGCTACTGGGCGAGAGCCCCGCCGCGGAACCGGCCACCGGACCGGCCACGGAACCGGCCACCGCGTCCGCGGCCCCGGCTTCCGGGGTCACCCCCGTCCCCGCCGCCCCGGCGACCGGAACCGCCCCCGCCGCCACCGCCCCGGCCGCGGCCCAGCCCGCGACCCCGACCGCCATGGCCGTCTCGGAGACGGAACAGGCCACCTCCGCTCCGGCGACGCCCGTCTCCGGTACGCCGCCCGTCACGGGTACGGCTCCGATCTCCGGACCGGTGCCCACCGACGAGACCGACGAGACCGACGAGACCGACGAGGCCGACGAGTTCCCCGCGATCTCCGACACCACCGGCCCGGGTCCGGTGCGTCCGGCGTCCGCGGAACCGGCGTCCGCCACGTCCCGCTCCGGGGAGGCCACCGCTTCCCGTACCGCATCTCCGGGCGCCACCGGGGAGGCCGCCGTCTCCCGGCCCGCCGCTCCGGGGACGGCCGCGCCGGGAGAGGAGACGGCCGCGGCTCGGGAAGCCCGCCCGGCGGGCACCTCCCGCACCTCGCTCACCCCCGACGAGGAGGCCCTGGACCTCCTCCAGGTCGCGGGCATGCCCCTGCTGAAGCGGGCCGCCCCGCTGCTGGCGGCGCTGGTGGGTCTCATCCTGATCGCCTGGTTCGCCCGCCGGGTGCTGCGCCGCTGA
- a CDS encoding bifunctional glycosyltransferase/CDP-glycerol:glycerophosphate glycerophosphotransferase, whose amino-acid sequence MINVLECSVVIITYNDAARLPRAVRSVLGQSLRNLEVIVSDDASTDGTEHVVRELQRLDPRVRYLRGEVNSGGCGAPRNRGVAAARAPYVMFLDSDDELTRHACKSMLLEIERTGADFVTGQISRLYERTGKTARYYPALFARRRTVEGIEREPEMFLDSFSTNKLYRTELVRRLPFREDLHYEDHVFSTELYCAARRFAVVPWVVYLWHRNPAGNPERPSISLSITEMANVRSRIAAARLSDGILRRNGLGHLVRDRQRRFVRQDLRVYLNPLPARDPAWIGEFVALTRSYLTEFDPEVFEPVDPLLRVCCSYILDGRPDELLVAARSLNGPKAPPRVATRRDGRTYWGDAPDPRRDITELRLAELPYTASRLRHETVVTATGPGTGGRGGGRPGKGGRGDGRSGSGGDNGGRCAGGEAEVTLTIRTYDPFGVLAAAPGWKAFLRLGGHRVPLASRPQADGSHLSAVTIDLAAVDHGRLGFDGHHDPVVSIVRADGRVTSDRLLVAPAEPFTVAVPGHRVTVTAEGAAAVLRIRWRREGPLRRVPRLLRLRTRLLRRLGGPEVKLRVYKGLIRVLPPRRDLALFESDVGTGYTGSPRYVYEELSRRGTPIEVVWSVAANRRNFPAGVRLVRRMSWRYVWTMARAGYWVDSHGLPLAYPKPRRTRYLQTWHGQGVKTIGFDAPDLRADFDGPRRQWRDAVARWDALVAPSAEFERLFVPANGYRGPVLRHGSPRCDVLVHGDDTAVARVRERLELPAGRRVLLYAPTYRDRAKRSGQSVRADLTAMAEALAGDWVVILRTHPVDRYRIPERLRHFVRQAGDYPEVNDLILASDALLTDYSSLMCDYAVTGRPMLFLTDDWDEYRRTERGVYHDLPAIAPGPCLTTTGELIAALRHLDEVSASFTAKYAAFRELWCADERGHAAAKVVDAFFGPAPARAASRTPHPAGPPARSPAGKDLAPVPSGHPAVPSAAVQPAASASPGRNAGRRTIPLPLTGWLR is encoded by the coding sequence GTGATCAATGTGCTGGAATGCAGCGTCGTCATCATCACGTACAACGACGCGGCACGGCTGCCGAGGGCCGTGCGCTCCGTACTCGGCCAGTCCCTGCGCAACCTCGAAGTGATCGTCTCGGACGACGCCAGCACCGACGGCACCGAGCACGTCGTCCGCGAGCTCCAGCGTCTGGACCCGCGCGTGCGGTACCTGCGCGGCGAGGTCAACAGCGGCGGCTGCGGGGCCCCGCGCAACAGGGGGGTGGCCGCGGCCCGCGCACCGTACGTGATGTTCCTGGACAGCGACGACGAGCTGACCCGGCACGCCTGCAAGAGCATGCTGCTGGAGATCGAACGGACCGGGGCCGACTTCGTCACCGGGCAGATCTCGCGGCTCTACGAGCGGACCGGGAAGACCGCCCGCTACTACCCGGCCCTGTTCGCGCGGCGCAGGACGGTCGAGGGGATCGAACGGGAACCGGAGATGTTCCTCGACTCCTTCAGCACCAACAAGCTCTACCGGACCGAGCTGGTGCGGCGGCTGCCGTTCCGGGAGGACCTGCACTACGAGGACCACGTCTTCAGCACGGAACTGTACTGCGCCGCGCGGCGGTTCGCCGTGGTGCCGTGGGTGGTCTACCTGTGGCACCGGAACCCGGCGGGGAACCCGGAGCGGCCGTCGATCTCGCTGAGCATCACCGAGATGGCCAACGTCCGCTCCCGGATCGCCGCCGCCCGGCTCAGCGACGGCATCCTGCGGCGGAACGGCCTGGGGCACCTGGTCCGCGACCGGCAGCGCCGTTTCGTCCGCCAGGACCTGCGGGTCTACCTCAACCCGCTGCCCGCGCGCGACCCGGCGTGGATCGGGGAGTTCGTCGCCCTGACCCGGTCCTACCTGACGGAGTTCGACCCGGAGGTGTTCGAGCCGGTGGACCCGCTGCTCCGGGTCTGCTGCAGCTACATCCTCGACGGCCGTCCCGACGAGCTGCTGGTCGCCGCCCGGTCGCTGAACGGGCCGAAGGCGCCGCCGCGCGTCGCCACCCGCCGTGACGGGCGGACCTACTGGGGGGACGCCCCCGACCCGAGACGGGACATCACCGAGCTCCGGCTGGCCGAACTGCCGTACACCGCCAGCCGGCTCCGCCACGAGACGGTCGTCACCGCCACGGGCCCCGGAACCGGAGGAAGGGGCGGTGGTCGGCCCGGGAAAGGGGGAAGGGGCGATGGCCGGTCCGGAAGCGGAGGGGACAACGGTGGCCGGTGCGCAGGCGGGGAAGCCGAGGTCACACTCACCATCAGGACGTACGACCCGTTCGGGGTGCTCGCCGCCGCCCCCGGCTGGAAGGCGTTCCTGCGGCTGGGCGGCCACCGGGTGCCGCTGGCGTCGCGCCCGCAGGCCGACGGCAGCCACCTGAGTGCGGTGACGATCGACCTGGCCGCGGTCGACCATGGTCGCCTGGGTTTCGACGGCCACCACGACCCGGTCGTGTCGATCGTCCGCGCCGACGGCCGCGTCACCTCCGACCGGCTGCTCGTCGCCCCGGCCGAGCCGTTCACCGTGGCCGTGCCCGGCCACCGGGTCACGGTCACCGCGGAGGGGGCCGCCGCGGTGCTGCGGATCAGGTGGCGGCGCGAGGGACCGCTGCGGCGGGTGCCCCGGCTGCTGCGGCTCCGTACCCGGCTGCTGCGGCGGCTGGGCGGGCCCGAGGTGAAACTCCGCGTCTACAAGGGGCTGATCAGGGTCCTGCCGCCCCGCCGGGACCTGGCGCTGTTCGAGTCGGACGTGGGCACGGGGTACACCGGCAGCCCCAGGTACGTCTACGAGGAGCTCAGCCGGCGCGGGACACCGATCGAGGTCGTCTGGTCGGTCGCCGCGAACCGCCGCAACTTCCCCGCCGGTGTGCGGCTGGTACGGCGGATGAGCTGGCGGTACGTCTGGACGATGGCCCGGGCCGGCTACTGGGTGGACAGCCACGGCCTGCCGCTGGCCTACCCCAAGCCGCGGCGCACCCGCTACCTGCAGACCTGGCACGGCCAGGGCGTCAAGACGATCGGCTTCGACGCACCCGACCTGCGGGCCGACTTCGACGGGCCGAGGCGGCAGTGGCGGGACGCGGTGGCGCGCTGGGACGCGCTGGTCGCGCCGAGCGCCGAGTTCGAGCGGCTCTTCGTCCCCGCCAACGGCTACCGGGGACCGGTGCTGCGCCACGGCTCGCCCCGCTGCGACGTGCTCGTCCACGGCGACGACACGGCGGTCGCCCGGGTGCGGGAACGGCTGGAGCTCCCCGCGGGACGCAGGGTGCTGTTGTACGCACCCACCTACCGGGACCGGGCCAAGCGGTCGGGGCAGTCGGTGCGCGCCGACCTGACCGCGATGGCCGAGGCCCTGGCCGGCGACTGGGTGGTGATCCTGCGGACCCACCCGGTCGACCGCTACCGGATCCCGGAGCGCCTGCGCCACTTCGTCCGCCAGGCGGGCGACTACCCGGAGGTCAACGACCTGATCCTGGCCTCGGACGCGCTGCTGACCGACTACTCCTCGCTGATGTGCGACTACGCGGTCACCGGGCGGCCGATGCTGTTCCTGACCGACGACTGGGACGAATACCGCAGGACGGAACGCGGGGTCTACCACGACCTGCCCGCCATCGCCCCCGGCCCGTGCCTGACCACCACCGGGGAACTCATCGCGGCATTGCGTCACCTCGATGAGGTGAGCGCGTCGTTCACCGCGAAGTACGCCGCCTTCCGCGAGCTGTGGTGCGCCGACGAGAGGGGCCACGCCGCGGCGAAGGTCGTGGACGCCTTCTTCGGGCCCGCCCCGGCGCGGGCCGCGTCGCGGACGCCCCACCCGGCCGGGCCGCCCGCCCGGTCACCGGCCGGGAAGGACCTCGCACCCGTCCCGTCCGGTCACCCGGCGGTCCCGTCCGCGGCGGTCCAGCCCGCGGCGTCCGCCTCCCCCGGCCGGAACGCGGGGCGGCGGACGATACCGCTGCCGCTGACGGGGTGGCTGCGGTGA
- a CDS encoding glycosyltransferase, with protein sequence MSGGRTVVFACMDADTLGGIQRVTHTVAQGLAERGHEVHVIGLHRAERPFRYVERPRYAHHVIHRRPVGALSRLAGRREHRALGRLLREVGPGFAVLTSPGVVTRVRSLLPERLLPIGQYHGSYEHARGCWHLRSVRRHYGTLEKAVFLSDDDAWRFSEQALLPNTWSIPNPLPSWPERTADLEAHRVLGVGRLEGVKRFDRLISAFARAHRDTGHDWELHLIGEGAERDRLREHAAACGVAGRVVFRGTVPASEMGREYSAGAVLGLSSEHEGLPLALAEAASHGVPSVAFDVSSGVRSLVAHGRAGLLVPPADVTALAGALGGLMASVPERRRLGAAARAHAEAFRADRVLDRWEELFEQVTR encoded by the coding sequence ATGAGCGGCGGGCGGACGGTGGTGTTCGCCTGCATGGACGCCGACACCCTCGGCGGGATCCAGCGGGTCACGCACACCGTCGCCCAGGGCCTGGCCGAGCGGGGGCACGAGGTACACGTGATCGGGCTGCACCGGGCCGAGCGCCCGTTCCGCTACGTGGAACGGCCGCGCTACGCCCATCACGTGATCCACCGGAGGCCGGTGGGTGCCCTCTCCCGCCTGGCCGGACGCCGTGAGCACCGCGCGCTCGGCAGGCTGCTCCGCGAGGTGGGGCCGGGGTTCGCGGTGCTCACCTCGCCCGGCGTGGTGACCCGCGTCAGGTCCCTGCTGCCCGAGCGGCTGCTGCCCATCGGGCAGTACCACGGCTCCTACGAGCACGCCCGCGGCTGCTGGCACCTGCGTTCGGTGCGCCGCCACTACGGCACCCTGGAGAAGGCGGTGTTCCTCAGCGACGACGACGCGTGGCGCTTCTCCGAGCAGGCCCTGCTGCCCAACACCTGGTCCATCCCCAACCCGCTGCCCTCCTGGCCGGAGCGGACCGCCGACCTGGAGGCCCACCGGGTGCTGGGCGTCGGCAGGCTGGAGGGCGTCAAGCGGTTCGACCGGCTGATCTCGGCCTTCGCCCGTGCACACCGGGACACCGGCCACGACTGGGAACTGCACCTGATCGGCGAAGGCGCCGAGCGCGACAGGCTGCGCGAGCACGCCGCGGCGTGCGGGGTGGCCGGCCGGGTGGTGTTCCGCGGCACGGTCCCCGCGTCGGAGATGGGCCGCGAGTACTCGGCCGGGGCGGTGCTCGGCCTGTCCAGCGAGCACGAGGGACTGCCGCTGGCGCTCGCCGAGGCGGCGTCCCACGGGGTGCCCTCGGTGGCGTTCGACGTGTCGAGCGGGGTCAGGTCGCTGGTCGCGCACGGCCGGGCCGGGCTGCTGGTGCCCCCGGCCGACGTGACCGCCCTCGCCGGCGCGCTGGGCGGCCTGATGGCCTCCGTCCCGGAGCGGCGGCGGCTGGGCGCCGCCGCCCGCGCGCACGCCGAGGCGTTCCGTGCCGACCGCGTCCTGGACCGCTGGGAGGAACTGTTCGAGCAGGTCACCCGTTGA
- a CDS encoding (2Fe-2S)-binding protein, producing the protein MPRITVTVDGVEYEEEVEPRLLLVHLLRDRLGKTGTPIGCDTSNCGACTVLLDGRSAKSCSVLAVQADGSDVVTVEGLARGEEWHPMQRAFHEEHALQCGYCTPGMIMAAIDLVRDDPDPSEQAVREGLEGNLCRCTGYCNIVRAVRRGAREMARQEARTA; encoded by the coding sequence ATGCCCCGAATCACCGTCACCGTCGACGGAGTCGAATACGAGGAGGAGGTGGAGCCGCGTCTCCTTCTCGTCCACCTGTTGCGTGACCGCCTCGGCAAGACCGGCACGCCGATCGGGTGTGACACCAGCAACTGCGGCGCCTGCACCGTGCTGCTCGACGGCCGGAGCGCGAAGAGCTGTTCCGTGCTCGCCGTGCAGGCCGACGGAAGCGACGTCGTCACCGTCGAGGGTCTGGCCCGCGGCGAGGAGTGGCACCCCATGCAGCGGGCGTTCCACGAGGAGCACGCGCTCCAGTGCGGTTACTGCACCCCCGGCATGATCATGGCCGCGATCGACCTGGTCAGGGACGACCCCGACCCGTCCGAGCAGGCCGTGCGGGAGGGGCTCGAAGGCAACCTGTGCCGGTGCACGGGTTACTGCAACATCGTCCGCGCGGTGCGGCGCGGCGCCCGGGAGATGGCGCGTCAGGAGGCGAGGACGGCATGA